A window from Salminus brasiliensis chromosome 7, fSalBra1.hap2, whole genome shotgun sequence encodes these proteins:
- the klhl30 gene encoding kelch-like protein 30 encodes MVRNVDDLDFCLSSHPQSILEGLRSLCSDPKLVDVTLSAGGRDFPCHRGILALCSLYFRSMFSGDFVESIAARVELHDVDPDVLATLLDFAYTGKLTINQGNVEGLIRTSSQLQFHTVRAVCSRYLQHQMDATNCLGIQEFGEIHGCPEVVAKAKAFLLENFEAVQQHEEFLLLEKDKLAACLKDDSLQTRDDRARAEAALAWVRHCTDSRICHLPELLRLARLPLLPEAYLKESLLKDPLVQDSHDCRDLLEGVCREKMKLNVGESEQSLLQNTPHNLQEVLFVMGGRSLDDSDDEDEEEDGERESRIHPRNCAYYNPKLQQWHQLPDFPNYNKWGYSVVSLNNDVYVTGGSRGSQSNTWSTTETWKYITREGRWVTVAPMLRPRTNHSSAALNGEIYVIGGTTMDVVEVEHYDPYSDSWALTAPALKYVTNFTATACLGKLYVIGSCAVKYNALTLQCYNPVIDGWSIICSPFIPKYLSSPRSVSMDGVIYLIADNTKKVYLYDPDANIWQKIQFLHKLHENGGLVVLGRQLYVTGGHWKGMEGDYSVEVEVYNRASNLWRVESFLPRLWYYSGCCSLFLDTAQWPELFPEET; translated from the exons ATGGTACGTAATGTGGACGACCTGGACTTCTGCCTGTCCTCTCACCCTCAGAGCATCCTGGAAGGTCTGCGCTCTCTCTGCTCCGACCCCAAGTTGGTGGATGTCACCTTAAGCGCGGGTGGACGGGACTTCCCATGCCACCGTGGCATTCTAGCTCTCTGTAGCCTCTACTTCCGTTCCATGTTCTCAGGGGACTTTGTAGAGAGCATAGCGGCCCGTGTGGAGCTCCATGATGTGGATCCTGATGTGCTGGCCACTCTGCTGGACTTTGCTTACACTGGAAAGCTCACCATCAACCAGGGGAACGTAGAGGGCCTCATTCGCACCTCAAGCCAGCTTCAGTTCCACACGGTCCGTGCCGTCTGCAGCCGGTACCTCCAACACCAGATGGACGCCACCAACTGCCTGGGCATTCAGGAGTTCGGAGAGATCCACGGTTGCCCTGAGGTGGTGGCCAAAGCCAAGGCCTTCCTATTGGAGAACTTTGAGGCCGTGCAGCAACATGAGGAGTTTCTGCTGCTGGAGAAGGACAAGCTGGCGGCCTGCCTGAAGGACGACAGTCTGCAGACACGTGATGACCGTGCTCGGGCTGAAGCGGCTCTTGCGTGGGTCAGGCATTGCACGGACAGCCGGATCTGTCACCTGCCAGAGTTACTAAGGCTTGCAAGACTCCCCCTTCTACCTGAGGCTTACCTTAAGGAAAGCCTGCTGAAAGATCCACTGGTCCAGGACTCACACGACTGCAGAGACCTGCTGGAGGGAGTCTGCAGAGAG aAAATGAAGCTGAATGTAGGTGAGTCAGAGCAGAGCCTGCTCCAAAACACTCCTCATAACCTGCAGGAAGTGCTGTTTGTGATGGGCGGCCGGTCACTTGATGActctgatgatgaagatgaggaggaagatggtgagagagagagcaggattCATCCCAGGAACTGTGCCTACTACAACCCAAAGCTTC AGCAGTGGCATCAGCTGCCTGATTTCCCCAACTACAATAAATGGGGTTATTCTGTAGTCTCTTTAAACAATGATGTGTACGTCACAG gagGTTCGCGAGGCTCCCAATCCAACACCTGGTCGACCACAGAAACCTGGAAGTATATCACTCGTGAAGGGAGGTGGGTTACGGTAGCTCCGATGCTGCGGCCCAGGACTAACCACTCTTCAGCAGCTCTGAATGGAGAAATTTACGTCATTGGag GCACTACAATGGACGTCGTAGAAGTAGAACATTACGACCCATACAGTGATAGCTGGGCTCTCACAGCGCCTGCACTGAAATATGTGACGAACTTCACGGCCACTGCTTGTCTAGGGAAGCTGTACGTCATCGGCTCCTGTGCTGTCAAATATAATGCCCTGACCCTGCAGTGCTACAATCCTGTCATAG ATGGCTGGAGTATCATCTGCTCTCCGTTCATCCCAAAGTACCTGTCTTCTCCTCGATCTGTTTCTATGGATGGAGTCATCTACCTGATTGCAGACAACACCAAGAAAGTGTACCTGTATGACCCTGATGCTAATATATGGCAGaaa ATCCAATTCCTGCATAAGCTCCATGAGAACGGAGGTCTGGTGGTCCTGGGAAGGCAGCTGTACGTGACTGGGGGGCACTGGAAAGGAATGGAGGGTGATTACagtgtggaggtggaggtgtatAACCGAGCATCCAACTTGTGGAGGGTGGAGAGCTTCCTGCCCAGACTGTGGTACTACAGTGGCTGCTGCTCACTCTTCCTCGACACGGCCCAGTGGCCCGAGTTATTCCCTGAGGAGACATAA